TCACTTGGTAGTTTTACTATATTTCCATTAGCTTCTAAATTAATTAATAAAATTGGCGTTGGTAGATCTGTTTGGTATGGTTTGGTATTAATTTGCCTAGCATCAGTTTTGCCTTTTCTAGCCGTAAATTACTATACTCTAATAGCAGGTCTCTTTTTTTACGGTGCAGCAAATGGTTTTCTTGATATAGCGATGAATACCCTGGTTACAGAAATGGAAAAAGAAGACCATCAGAATTTTATGTCTGCAGCTCATGGTTTTTTTAGTTTGGGTGGCGTTATAGCAGGGATTGGTAGTTTTTTAATACTGGTACTCGATAATAGAATTTTACACATTTGTAGTACGGCGGTAGTGCTTTTAATTATAAGTTTTGTTTTACGTAAAAATTACATCCATATCATATCGCCCCCAATTGAAAAAGAGTCTTTTAACATAAAGAATTTTAAACCCTTATTCATACTTGGTGTTATCTCCTTTGTGATTATGGGGAGCGAAGGTGCTATTATAGATTGGAGTGGTATTTATTTGCAAGAAGTGAATTTAGCTCCAGAAAAATTAATAGGTTTAGGTTTTTTGGCTTTTTCTGC
This genomic stretch from Cellulophaga algicola DSM 14237 harbors:
- a CDS encoding MFS transporter, whose protein sequence is MKSLRLILSNPRYFAPAWSFATLNILFGTWATYIPVIKEAIGLDKATLGFAIFFLSLGSFTIFPLASKLINKIGVGRSVWYGLVLICLASVLPFLAVNYYTLIAGLFFYGAANGFLDIAMNTLVTEMEKEDHQNFMSAAHGFFSLGGVIAGIGSFLILVLDNRILHICSTAVVLLIISFVLRKNYIHIISPPIEKESFNIKNFKPLFILGVISFVIMGSEGAIIDWSGIYLQEVNLAPEKLIGLGFLAFSAMMTLGRFFADGLSAKIGSVKIVILGTLLAIVGYSLVLFGMLYVTILGFALIGLGFSAIIPELFRIGGKVKGVASSQGIAFIAGTGVSGFLLGPVVLGFLAESYSLRISFMLLLVCSIMVLAASFILKRKRGV